The Candidatus Pelagibacter sp. IMCC9063 genome has a window encoding:
- a CDS encoding outer membrane protein assembly factor BamD: MFQNFFYKYLLIFSLIFAYGCSSKNKTIFVEPKTTIPLERLYTEALLNYKNNKYQDAVELFEEVEKNYSFNTEWASKSLLMRGYIYYEVSRYVESLEILKKFKMRYAGNKNMDYVEYLIAMCLFEQINIIALSQENTLLTERQFKKIILNYPNSRYAEDSKFKLDLIQDQLAGKEMYIARYYTEREKWGPALVRLNKVLKYHETTVYIEEALHRLVEIHYKLGNIPAARKYASILGYNYNDSDWYKKSYNIVENKNLPTIREKQKKSLKEKLKKIIKLQ, translated from the coding sequence ATGTTTCAAAATTTTTTTTACAAATACCTTTTAATTTTCAGTTTAATTTTTGCATATGGCTGTTCATCAAAAAATAAAACTATCTTTGTAGAACCCAAAACTACTATCCCATTAGAGCGGTTATATACCGAAGCTCTTCTAAATTATAAAAATAATAAATACCAAGATGCCGTAGAGCTTTTCGAAGAAGTTGAGAAAAATTACTCCTTCAACACAGAATGGGCATCTAAATCATTATTAATGAGAGGATATATTTATTATGAAGTCTCTAGATATGTTGAGTCTTTAGAAATATTAAAAAAATTTAAAATGCGTTATGCAGGAAATAAAAATATGGATTATGTTGAGTATTTGATTGCCATGTGTCTTTTTGAGCAAATAAATATCATCGCTTTATCCCAAGAAAATACATTATTGACAGAGAGACAATTTAAAAAAATTATATTAAATTATCCAAATTCTAGGTATGCAGAAGATTCGAAATTTAAATTAGATTTAATACAGGATCAGCTAGCAGGTAAAGAAATGTATATAGCGAGATATTATACCGAAAGAGAAAAATGGGGTCCAGCATTAGTAAGATTAAATAAAGTTCTAAAATACCACGAAACAACAGTTTATATTGAAGAAGCTTTACATAGGCTGGTTGAAATTCATTATAAACTTGGAAATATTCCGGCTGCTAGAAAATATGCTTCGATTTTAGGATATAATTATAATGATAGTGATTGGTACAAAAAATCTTACAATATTGTTGAAAATAAAAACCTTCCCACCATAAGAGAAAAGCAAAAAAAAAGTTTAAAAGAAAAATTGAAAAAAATAATAAAACTGCAATAA